In Polynucleobacter sp. es-EL-1, the following are encoded in one genomic region:
- a CDS encoding pitrilysin family protein — translation MRVIRISKHSVIAGFLSLGLLASAHAILPIEQLESVKGAKAYLVQTKSLPMVDIEISIDAGDRYDPADKSGLATVAGQLMNYGAKSPNGLLTEAQIADEIADLGANLSISVGGERAIMRIRSLSRKDLRERAVQLASSLLASPTYDPKILAREKQRMTTALLESETKPEAVLERRFRKTVYGNYPLGNSPSVQTIANITAADLQQFHKQFYRGDRMIVSMVGDVSQSEAAQMVQDLLKGIPQSGAAIPALPQLARSPVESLNQREINIPFNTQQAHIAMGMTAITRNNPDYFPLLVGNYVLGGGGFVSQLVSEVREKRGLAYSVYSYFAPGKDTGIFQAGVQTKNDQAALAVEVMSATIEKFIANGPTQQELDAAKANLINGYPLRIDNNRKLLDNVSAIAWNNLPLNTMEVWTKQVEGVTLEQVKAAFQKYLAMDRMKIVILGAQNK, via the coding sequence ATGCGAGTAATTCGTATAAGCAAACATAGCGTAATTGCTGGCTTTTTGAGCTTAGGTTTGCTGGCATCGGCGCACGCGATATTACCTATTGAGCAGCTGGAGTCCGTTAAGGGAGCTAAGGCATATTTAGTACAAACTAAATCTCTGCCGATGGTTGATATTGAAATTAGCATCGATGCTGGAGATCGCTATGATCCAGCCGATAAAAGTGGGCTAGCAACCGTGGCTGGACAATTAATGAACTATGGAGCTAAGTCCCCTAATGGTTTGTTAACTGAAGCGCAGATTGCTGATGAGATTGCAGATTTGGGTGCCAATCTGAGTATTTCAGTCGGTGGTGAGCGCGCCATTATGCGAATTCGCAGTCTTAGCAGAAAAGATCTGCGTGAACGTGCAGTGCAATTGGCATCCTCATTGCTTGCGTCTCCTACTTATGATCCCAAGATTTTGGCGCGAGAAAAGCAGCGCATGACCACTGCATTGCTCGAATCCGAAACTAAACCAGAGGCAGTGCTAGAACGCCGTTTTAGAAAAACTGTATACGGAAATTACCCTTTAGGAAATTCCCCCTCAGTACAAACGATTGCCAATATCACGGCTGCTGATTTACAGCAGTTTCATAAGCAGTTTTACCGCGGCGATAGAATGATTGTGAGTATGGTGGGGGATGTGAGTCAGTCAGAGGCTGCTCAAATGGTTCAGGATTTACTAAAAGGTATCCCGCAATCAGGTGCGGCTATCCCAGCGCTACCGCAGTTAGCTCGCTCGCCAGTAGAGTCGCTCAATCAGCGTGAAATCAATATCCCTTTTAATACTCAGCAAGCACATATCGCGATGGGGATGACGGCAATCACTCGCAATAATCCCGATTACTTCCCATTGCTAGTTGGAAACTATGTCCTGGGTGGCGGAGGTTTTGTTTCGCAGCTGGTTTCAGAGGTGCGTGAGAAGCGAGGTCTAGCCTATAGCGTTTATAGTTATTTCGCTCCGGGTAAAGATACTGGTATTTTTCAGGCAGGCGTCCAGACTAAAAATGATCAGGCGGCTTTGGCGGTTGAGGTAATGAGCGCAACTATTGAAAAATTTATTGCCAATGGCCCAACTCAACAAGAGCTTGATGCGGCTAAAGCAAACTTAATAAATGGCTATCCACTAAGAATTGATAACAATCGAAAATTATTGGATAACGTGTCTGCAATCGCCTGGAATAATTTGCCACTCAATACGATGGAAGTTTGGACCAAGCAAGTTGAAGGTGTGACTTTAGAGCAAGTCAAAGCGGCGTTTCAGAAGTACTTGGCAATGGACCGCATGAAGATTGTTATCTTAGGGGCTCAAAATAAATAA
- the ftsY gene encoding signal recognition particle-docking protein FtsY codes for MFGLRKTLGSLFKSNQTDEAWFDSLEESLILSDVGLPTTEQLMNKLRKAAKSERASSPEDLQQLLIQEVSKLLKPLEANPNPLYEHDQKTLPQVWLVIGVNGAGKTTTIGKLCRLFQSQGKSVLLAAGDTFRAAARNQLLEWGGRNQVDVITQESGDAAAVAHDAIHAAISRKTDILIIDTAGRLATQGNLMEELKKVKRVIGKALPGAPHQTLLVLDGNTGQNGLSQVKAFHAALDLTALIVTKLDGTAKGGVICALAQTLNEGDKPAVLALGKGEGIEDLAPFTAEQYSAEFFN; via the coding sequence ATGTTCGGATTACGTAAAACCCTCGGCTCCCTCTTTAAATCCAATCAGACTGACGAAGCCTGGTTTGATTCCCTAGAAGAATCTCTCATCCTGAGTGATGTAGGGCTTCCTACTACCGAGCAGCTCATGAACAAGCTGCGTAAAGCCGCCAAGTCAGAGCGGGCAAGTAGCCCTGAAGATCTTCAGCAACTGTTGATTCAAGAGGTTTCCAAGCTACTCAAGCCTTTAGAGGCAAACCCAAATCCCTTGTATGAGCATGATCAAAAGACCCTGCCACAGGTATGGCTAGTGATTGGGGTAAATGGTGCTGGCAAGACAACCACCATTGGCAAGCTCTGCAGACTTTTTCAATCTCAGGGCAAATCAGTCTTACTAGCGGCCGGAGACACCTTTCGTGCTGCTGCCCGCAACCAATTGCTGGAATGGGGTGGCCGCAATCAGGTGGATGTGATCACTCAAGAAAGTGGAGATGCCGCTGCGGTGGCCCACGATGCCATTCATGCGGCGATTTCTCGTAAAACCGATATTTTGATCATTGATACCGCGGGCAGACTAGCGACTCAAGGCAATCTCATGGAAGAGTTAAAAAAGGTCAAGCGAGTCATCGGCAAAGCCCTTCCTGGGGCTCCTCACCAGACTTTGCTGGTTCTGGATGGCAATACCGGTCAAAACGGTTTAAGCCAAGTGAAGGCCTTTCATGCAGCCTTAGATTTAACCGCACTCATTGTGACCAAGCTAGATGGGACTGCTAAAGGAGGGGTCATTTGCGCCCTCGCCCAAACTCTCAATGAGGGGGATAAACCGGCCGTTTTAGCACTTGGAAAAGGCGAGGGAATTGAAGACCTAGCCCCTTTTACAGCTGAGCAATATTCAGCTGAATTTTTCAATTAA
- the rpoH gene encoding RNA polymerase sigma factor RpoH: MVQKKAYKPQLQARQTLPAAQTAAASLAFPMLPSLGVGTLDSYIAYVNRVPMLSAAEELHLAQEFRRTENVDAAKTLVLSHLRLVVSVARQYLGYGIPHADLIQEGNVGLMKAVKRYDPSQGARLVSYAIHWIKAEIHEYILKNWRLVKVATTKAQRKLFFNLRSNKPTLASLTPNEVEALAKALDVKGSDVKEMEMRLAGGDVALEGDDSDDESAYAPIQWLADSSQEPTEMMAAAATDALRGPQLDQALMALDERSRNIVQSRWLAMDADGNGTKTLHDLANEYGISAERVRQIETAALKKMRGLLETQAA, from the coding sequence ATGGTTCAAAAGAAAGCATACAAACCGCAATTGCAAGCACGGCAAACTCTGCCAGCAGCGCAGACTGCTGCGGCTTCGCTTGCCTTTCCGATGTTGCCATCCCTTGGGGTTGGGACACTCGACTCATACATCGCCTACGTTAATCGCGTGCCGATGCTCAGCGCTGCCGAAGAACTTCATTTGGCGCAAGAGTTTCGTCGCACAGAAAATGTAGATGCCGCTAAAACATTGGTGTTGTCACACCTACGCTTGGTGGTCTCAGTAGCGCGTCAATATTTGGGGTATGGCATTCCTCATGCAGATTTAATACAAGAGGGTAATGTTGGTCTCATGAAGGCCGTAAAGCGCTATGACCCTAGTCAAGGTGCACGCCTGGTCTCTTATGCAATCCATTGGATTAAAGCAGAGATTCATGAGTACATTCTCAAAAACTGGCGCTTAGTTAAGGTTGCAACTACAAAAGCGCAGCGCAAACTATTCTTTAATTTACGCAGTAATAAGCCAACACTGGCGTCGCTTACTCCAAATGAAGTTGAGGCACTAGCCAAGGCACTCGATGTTAAAGGCTCCGATGTTAAAGAAATGGAGATGCGCCTAGCTGGTGGTGATGTTGCCCTAGAAGGTGATGACTCTGATGATGAGTCAGCTTATGCGCCTATTCAGTGGCTGGCTGATAGCAGTCAAGAGCCGACAGAGATGATGGCAGCTGCAGCTACCGACGCTTTGCGTGGTCCTCAATTAGATCAAGCACTCATGGCTTTAGATGAGCGCAGTCGAAATATTGTGCAATCACGCTGGCTAGCAATGGATGCTGATGGTAATGGCACTAAAACTTTGCATGATCTTGCCAATGAATATGGCATCTCAGCAGAGCGAGTACGTCAAATTGAAACTGCCGCACTCAAAAAAATGCGCGGCCTGCTTGAAACACAAGCCGCTTAA
- a CDS encoding cytochrome oxidase small assembly protein produces the protein MLKSCMQPVSKTAHQKSQSANNRRLGFILLSIAAVFFIGIVIKRSMLG, from the coding sequence ATGCTAAAGAGTTGCATGCAGCCGGTATCTAAAACAGCACATCAAAAATCTCAATCTGCGAATAATCGTAGATTGGGTTTTATCCTTTTAAGCATTGCCGCAGTTTTCTTTATTGGCATCGTGATTAAGCGGAGCATGTTGGGCTAA
- a CDS encoding twin transmembrane helix small protein, translating to MKWVIPIALIMIVGSLGSALYFMMKDKGGSSRMVHSLMLRIGLSILLFLGILVAHYFGLIEATGVRVGSN from the coding sequence ATGAAGTGGGTTATTCCAATTGCGTTAATCATGATTGTAGGGAGTCTTGGCTCCGCCCTGTATTTCATGATGAAAGATAAGGGTGGCAGCTCCAGAATGGTCCATTCATTGATGTTGCGCATCGGACTATCAATACTACTCTTTTTAGGTATTTTAGTTGCGCACTACTTTGGCTTAATCGAAGCAACTGGAGTCAGGGTCGGTAGCAACTAA
- a CDS encoding DUF2970 domain-containing protein, with protein sequence MKKKSSFLQSMVAVLWAFLGVRKKSGLQEDVASLSFVHIIIAGVIGAMIFMGVLLLIVKAVVSL encoded by the coding sequence ATGAAAAAGAAAAGTAGCTTTTTGCAATCCATGGTCGCTGTGCTGTGGGCTTTTCTGGGCGTACGTAAGAAGTCAGGATTACAAGAAGATGTTGCTTCATTGAGTTTTGTTCACATTATTATTGCGGGGGTAATTGGGGCCATGATTTTTATGGGTGTCCTACTCCTCATAGTGAAAGCAGTGGTTTCCCTTTGA
- a CDS encoding cytochrome c oxidase assembly protein, protein MSTTASINRQILLKLLIASVMMFGFGYALVPMYKALCEVTGINVVTSKNDYGIRAYSANKVGNSQVDYSRTVTIEFDSNSRGPFTFKPVKNFLEVHPGEMTEIVYEVTNNMNRSVEAQAIPSYAPKSASEFFTKLECFCFQQQTLTAHEVKKMPVLFVIDAGLPADVKTITLSYTFFELGVGQQPAGSTTPKTKVAS, encoded by the coding sequence ATGTCAACTACTGCATCTATTAACCGTCAAATACTGCTCAAGTTACTGATTGCTTCAGTGATGATGTTTGGTTTTGGTTATGCTTTGGTGCCAATGTATAAAGCCTTGTGTGAAGTAACCGGCATTAACGTGGTCACCAGCAAAAATGACTACGGAATTCGTGCATACAGTGCAAACAAGGTTGGAAATTCTCAAGTTGATTACTCGAGAACAGTGACTATTGAGTTTGATTCCAATAGTCGTGGTCCATTTACTTTTAAGCCGGTGAAAAACTTTTTAGAAGTCCATCCAGGCGAGATGACTGAAATTGTTTATGAAGTCACTAACAATATGAATCGCTCGGTGGAGGCTCAAGCTATTCCGAGTTATGCACCTAAAAGTGCATCCGAGTTCTTTACAAAGTTAGAGTGCTTTTGTTTTCAGCAACAAACTTTGACTGCGCATGAAGTGAAAAAGATGCCTGTTTTATTTGTAATTGATGCAGGTTTACCTGCCGATGTAAAAACAATTACCTTGTCTTATACGTTTTTTGAGTTAGGTGTTGGTCAGCAGCCTGCGGGCTCCACCACTCCAAAAACTAAGGTAGCTTCATGA
- a CDS encoding heme A synthase: MSGIVLFGELAAIAIIFAILPLAYLWKKASFNFFQKLNWVLVFMTFDLIVFGAFTRLTDSGLGCPDWPGCYGTSNPWRAIGEIQQAEAAMPTGPVTVIKAWIEMIHRYLAMMVGALIIIQVGVAWSKVKSLGNTPLLGSIGLLVLVCIQGAFGALTVTLKLQPIIVTIHLMLALVLLACLTAYAQKHWQEKNSSIRRLSQTPLSVKLIMTAAVVLTIQVFLGAWVSTNYAVLACPDFPTCVGAMWPETAWHEGFTLWRELGLNAKGEMISPAALQTIHWAHRVFAIFVVLILGLLGWNALQASNPALPEIGRIAKLLLALIVLQVVTGISNVIFQWPLAAALLHTAGSAALVFCLVRLSQWASWSSPLHIKMDKSL; encoded by the coding sequence ATGAGTGGCATCGTGCTATTTGGCGAGTTAGCCGCCATTGCCATTATTTTTGCCATTTTGCCATTGGCATATTTATGGAAGAAAGCGAGCTTTAACTTTTTTCAAAAACTCAATTGGGTCTTAGTCTTTATGACTTTTGATTTGATTGTGTTTGGTGCGTTTACACGACTGACTGATTCTGGTTTAGGTTGTCCGGATTGGCCTGGTTGCTATGGCACATCAAATCCGTGGCGCGCGATTGGAGAAATACAGCAGGCAGAAGCGGCTATGCCAACAGGGCCTGTCACCGTCATTAAGGCCTGGATTGAAATGATTCATCGCTATTTAGCCATGATGGTGGGGGCTTTGATCATCATTCAGGTGGGTGTAGCCTGGTCTAAAGTGAAGAGTCTTGGTAATACTCCCTTGCTGGGTAGCATTGGCCTTTTAGTGTTGGTATGCATTCAAGGTGCTTTTGGCGCCTTGACCGTTACTCTGAAATTGCAGCCTATCATTGTGACCATTCATCTGATGTTGGCCTTAGTTTTGTTGGCATGTTTAACCGCTTATGCGCAGAAACACTGGCAAGAGAAAAATTCTTCTATACGACGTTTGTCGCAAACACCTCTTTCTGTCAAGTTGATTATGACTGCAGCAGTTGTTTTGACTATTCAGGTATTTTTAGGTGCATGGGTAAGCACTAATTATGCTGTGTTGGCCTGTCCTGATTTTCCGACTTGTGTTGGCGCTATGTGGCCAGAGACTGCTTGGCATGAGGGATTCACACTCTGGCGTGAGTTAGGCTTAAACGCTAAAGGGGAAATGATTTCTCCAGCGGCATTACAGACGATTCATTGGGCGCATCGCGTTTTTGCAATTTTTGTAGTTTTAATATTGGGTCTTTTAGGATGGAATGCTCTGCAAGCGAGCAATCCTGCCTTACCAGAGATTGGGCGCATTGCTAAGCTACTCTTGGCATTAATTGTTCTTCAGGTAGTTACTGGTATCTCTAATGTGATTTTTCAGTGGCCGCTGGCTGCAGCATTGCTGCACACCGCGGGGTCTGCTGCTTTAGTGTTCTGCTTAGTGAGATTAAGTCAGTGGGCATCCTGGAGTTCGCCACTTCATATTAAGATGGACAAATCATTATGA
- a CDS encoding SURF1 family protein, whose protein sequence is MNIFSSLITGRIVATLSALAVIGIGCGAGVWQLNRAQQKIQLSDSLAARFALPVLNANTENLSLEVATERRIVAQGRFLPDQAVWLENRPRPIPASGSNTAQAGFYLMMPLSLDDQNRVLWVNRGWAPRNNENRVQLPPISTPETAVVIEGVGFPHPGRVYALGEQDGPITQPRIEQNFDLAKEATRHNWVQLPFILRESKADSSDGLVRNWPSPTNGVDRHYAYAFQWFALALCGFLFWLISGLIQYKRQRKDFGDEVER, encoded by the coding sequence TTGAATATATTTTCTAGCCTGATTACTGGTCGTATTGTTGCTACTTTATCAGCCTTGGCGGTAATTGGGATTGGTTGTGGTGCGGGTGTATGGCAACTGAACCGTGCGCAGCAGAAAATTCAATTAAGCGACTCTTTGGCTGCCCGTTTTGCCTTGCCTGTGCTCAATGCCAATACTGAGAATTTAAGCTTAGAAGTTGCTACTGAGCGTCGAATTGTCGCGCAAGGACGTTTCTTGCCTGATCAAGCGGTGTGGCTGGAAAATCGGCCGCGCCCAATTCCTGCATCGGGCAGCAATACTGCTCAAGCCGGTTTTTATCTAATGATGCCCTTGAGTTTGGATGATCAAAATAGAGTCCTTTGGGTCAATCGTGGCTGGGCGCCTCGCAATAATGAGAATAGGGTGCAGTTGCCACCGATTAGCACCCCAGAGACAGCTGTAGTCATTGAAGGGGTGGGTTTCCCTCATCCTGGTAGGGTGTATGCATTAGGTGAGCAGGATGGCCCTATAACGCAGCCTAGAATTGAACAAAATTTTGATTTAGCCAAAGAGGCGACCAGACATAACTGGGTTCAATTGCCTTTTATATTGCGAGAGTCCAAGGCGGATAGTAGTGATGGTTTAGTGAGAAATTGGCCCTCCCCAACAAATGGAGTGGATCGCCATTATGCTTATGCTTTTCAGTGGTTTGCGCTGGCTTTATGCGGATTTTTATTTTGGCTCATCAGCGGCTTAATACAGTACAAACGTCAACGTAAAGATTTTGGAGATGAGGTTGAGCGATAA
- a CDS encoding cytochrome c oxidase subunit 3, protein MSSNSTPYYFVPGLSSHPVMAAIGLLAFGAGMSGWVNHEAWGAPVTAVGVLWVLYVLYQWFGDAISEANTGQNGINVDISYRWSMAWFIFSEIMFFGAFFAALFYARSIAMPWMGDVESKLIWPNFTAVWPNDGPAGLVEKFTTMGPWPIPTINTLLLLSSGITVTYAHHALRENHMKQAIRGLAATVILGLIFLGFQVYEYYHAYHDLNLKLTSGIYGSTFFMLTGFHGFHVFLGGLMLAIVLRRMIRGDFTADNHFAFEGAAWYWHFVDVVWLGLYIAVYWM, encoded by the coding sequence ATGTCATCCAATTCAACCCCTTACTATTTCGTCCCTGGACTATCTAGTCATCCAGTGATGGCGGCAATTGGTTTGCTAGCCTTTGGTGCCGGTATGTCTGGCTGGGTTAATCATGAGGCTTGGGGCGCTCCCGTTACTGCTGTGGGCGTACTTTGGGTTTTATATGTTCTTTACCAATGGTTTGGTGATGCCATCTCTGAGGCGAATACCGGTCAAAACGGAATTAACGTTGATATTTCTTATCGCTGGTCCATGGCCTGGTTCATTTTCTCGGAGATTATGTTCTTTGGCGCATTCTTTGCGGCCTTGTTCTATGCCCGTAGCATTGCAATGCCGTGGATGGGTGATGTAGAAAGTAAATTAATTTGGCCTAATTTCACGGCTGTTTGGCCTAATGATGGCCCTGCGGGATTGGTAGAAAAATTTACCACTATGGGTCCATGGCCTATTCCGACAATTAATACTTTATTGCTATTGAGCTCCGGTATCACCGTTACTTATGCTCACCATGCATTACGTGAAAATCATATGAAGCAGGCCATTAGAGGCTTGGCTGCTACAGTGATCTTAGGTTTAATCTTCTTGGGATTCCAAGTCTATGAGTACTACCATGCCTATCATGACCTGAACTTAAAGCTCACCTCTGGTATCTATGGTTCAACTTTCTTCATGTTGACTGGCTTTCATGGCTTCCACGTATTTTTAGGTGGATTGATGTTGGCCATTGTTTTGCGTCGCATGATTCGTGGCGACTTCACTGCCGACAATCACTTTGCGTTTGAGGGTGCTGCCTGGTATTGGCACTTTGTTGACGTAGTTTGGTTGGGTCTTTATATCGCAGTGTATTGGATGTAA
- the cyoE gene encoding heme o synthase has translation MSSPTPSLPSPMPRWRQYWVLTKPRVTQLAVFCAVIGMFLATPGMVPYPVLIGGIVGIWLLAGAAFAMNCLIEQAVDAKMKRTSWRPSATGEVTPFHITIFSIVLGSLGMIILWNFCNPLTMWLTVATFVGYAVIYTWLLKPATPQNIVIGGLSGAMPPALGWAAVTNTLSAEAWLLVLIIFVWTPPHFWALALYRRDDYVQSGLPMLPVTHGERFTLLNILLYTLILIAATLLPYIYGMSGMIYLISAIILGLMFLAYVVALFISYSDDLAKRTFRFSITYLSLLFAALLVDHYFI, from the coding sequence ATGAGCAGTCCAACACCTTCCCTACCTAGCCCAATGCCGCGTTGGCGTCAGTACTGGGTTTTAACGAAGCCCAGGGTGACTCAGTTAGCTGTTTTCTGTGCCGTCATCGGCATGTTCCTGGCTACCCCTGGAATGGTGCCATACCCCGTTTTGATTGGCGGCATTGTTGGTATTTGGTTATTAGCAGGTGCAGCGTTCGCAATGAACTGCTTGATTGAGCAAGCGGTTGATGCCAAGATGAAGAGAACGTCTTGGAGACCTTCAGCTACTGGTGAAGTAACGCCCTTTCACATCACGATCTTCTCAATTGTGCTTGGCTCCTTAGGCATGATTATTTTATGGAATTTCTGCAACCCTCTAACGATGTGGTTAACGGTCGCCACCTTTGTGGGCTATGCGGTGATCTATACCTGGCTTCTCAAGCCAGCAACCCCTCAAAATATCGTGATTGGCGGTCTTTCTGGAGCAATGCCTCCTGCGCTTGGTTGGGCAGCGGTAACGAATACACTGTCTGCAGAGGCATGGTTGCTAGTGCTGATTATTTTTGTATGGACTCCACCGCATTTTTGGGCTTTGGCTTTGTATCGCCGTGATGATTATGTGCAAAGTGGTTTACCAATGCTGCCAGTGACTCATGGCGAGCGATTTACGCTACTCAATATTTTGCTCTACACATTAATTCTGATAGCTGCTACCTTGCTTCCTTATATCTATGGCATGAGCGGTATGATTTATTTGATTTCCGCAATTATTCTAGGCCTGATGTTCTTGGCATATGTCGTGGCTTTATTTATTTCCTATAGCGATGATTTGGCTAAGCGAACCTTTAGATTTTCGATTACCTATCTCTCGCTTTTGTTCGCCGCACTTTTAGTTGATCACTATTTCATTTGA
- a CDS encoding SCO family protein, with amino-acid sequence MYMNLSNFLRNSIRVLFLSFFALTILACSPKQSFKNVDITGSKAFGNDFSLVDPDGKVRTLADFKGKVVVMFFGYTQCPDICPTTLTEMQQAMALLGPQADRVQVLFVTVDPQRDTAEILKQYVPAFDSRFMGLRPADEAALKKVTKDFKIYYKQVPGLSPGSYTMDHTAGSYAFDPEGHLRLYIKHAQGPETLAQDLKELLK; translated from the coding sequence ATGTATATGAATTTATCTAATTTTTTGAGAAATTCGATTCGAGTTTTGTTCTTATCTTTTTTTGCCCTGACAATTTTGGCATGCAGTCCTAAGCAGAGTTTCAAAAACGTGGACATCACCGGTAGCAAGGCTTTTGGTAATGACTTTAGTCTTGTGGATCCCGATGGAAAAGTGCGGACATTAGCCGACTTTAAGGGCAAGGTAGTGGTGATGTTCTTCGGCTATACACAGTGCCCTGATATTTGTCCCACAACCCTAACTGAAATGCAGCAAGCTATGGCGCTGTTAGGGCCACAGGCAGACAGGGTGCAGGTATTGTTTGTTACTGTTGATCCACAAAGAGATACGGCTGAAATTTTGAAGCAGTATGTACCTGCATTTGATTCACGTTTCATGGGCTTGCGCCCAGCAGATGAAGCTGCTCTTAAAAAAGTAACGAAAGACTTTAAGATTTACTACAAGCAAGTTCCTGGCCTAAGTCCGGGTTCTTACACGATGGATCATACGGCAGGTAGTTACGCATTTGATCCAGAAGGCCATTTACGTCTATACATCAAGCATGCGCAAGGTCCAGAGACCTTGGCACAAGACTTGAAAGAATTACTGAAGTAA
- a CDS encoding pitrilysin family protein, translated as MVILQMRSTFIRIFWILLVSSQSLMAAPDTTSANTHEFQLANGLKLIVREDHRAPTVAHMVWYRAGSMDEVNGRTGVAHVLEHMMFKGTRTVKSGDFSRLVAAVGGRENAFTSRDYTAYFQQVEKSKLDEVMKLEADRMTNLSFQDAEFFKEIQVVMEERRLRTEDNPSSLLYESLMATAFMTSPYRHPVIGWMNDLENMKPSDARDWYQSWYAPNNATVIISGDVDPQVILKSVEKYYGVAPARELPVRKPQLEPVQKGIKQVQVKAPADNAQLAMAWKVPKLQPGKLDDAEPYALELLAAVLDGYDNARLNRILVKQERVVNDVGVGYEMVSRGPELFLINVSMAKGKTVAQAELSIRKALEEIVRNGVQESELKRIKVRILSNQIFKRDSIFGQAMEIGNTEMSGFSWRDIDVMLEKMQTITPAQVQAVAKKYLVDEGLTIAVLDPQARKNAQVKQGGQ; from the coding sequence ATGGTGATCTTACAGATGCGCTCGACTTTCATACGAATTTTCTGGATTTTGCTGGTATCAAGCCAATCGCTCATGGCTGCCCCCGATACGACCTCGGCTAATACCCATGAGTTTCAACTCGCCAATGGATTAAAGCTGATTGTTCGAGAGGACCATCGCGCTCCTACTGTTGCCCATATGGTTTGGTATCGGGCGGGATCAATGGATGAAGTGAACGGACGCACTGGTGTGGCTCATGTACTTGAGCACATGATGTTTAAGGGCACTCGCACCGTGAAATCGGGGGATTTCTCCCGATTGGTTGCTGCAGTCGGTGGTCGTGAAAATGCGTTTACTTCTCGTGACTATACGGCCTACTTTCAGCAGGTTGAAAAGTCCAAGTTAGATGAGGTGATGAAACTTGAAGCGGATCGGATGACGAATCTTTCTTTTCAGGATGCCGAATTCTTTAAGGAAATTCAGGTGGTGATGGAAGAGCGTCGCCTACGCACTGAAGATAATCCTAGTAGTCTTTTATATGAATCGTTGATGGCTACAGCATTTATGACATCACCTTATCGTCATCCAGTCATTGGCTGGATGAATGATCTAGAAAACATGAAGCCATCTGATGCACGTGATTGGTATCAAAGTTGGTATGCGCCAAATAATGCAACTGTCATCATTAGTGGCGATGTAGATCCTCAAGTCATACTGAAGTCAGTTGAAAAATATTATGGCGTAGCCCCTGCCCGTGAGTTACCGGTGCGCAAGCCCCAATTAGAGCCAGTACAAAAAGGAATTAAACAGGTGCAGGTCAAAGCGCCAGCAGATAACGCACAGCTAGCAATGGCGTGGAAGGTGCCTAAGCTTCAACCAGGAAAGCTTGACGATGCAGAGCCTTACGCTTTGGAATTGTTGGCCGCTGTCTTGGATGGCTATGACAACGCCCGCTTAAATCGAATTTTGGTTAAGCAGGAGCGTGTAGTGAATGATGTGGGTGTCGGCTATGAAATGGTCTCACGTGGCCCAGAATTATTCCTCATCAATGTCAGTATGGCCAAAGGAAAAACTGTTGCACAGGCAGAGCTCAGTATTCGCAAGGCTCTAGAAGAGATAGTTCGTAATGGTGTGCAGGAGTCTGAGCTGAAGCGAATTAAAGTTCGGATTTTGTCCAATCAAATTTTTAAGCGTGATTCTATATTTGGTCAGGCAATGGAAATCGGCAATACTGAAATGTCTGGTTTCTCTTGGCGAGACATTGATGTGATGTTAGAAAAAATGCAGACTATTACGCCTGCTCAAGTTCAAGCGGTTGCGAAAAAATATTTGGTGGATGAAGGCTTAACTATTGCGGTTTTAGATCCACAAGCCCGCAAGAATGCTCAAGTCAAACAAGGGGGCCAATAA